Proteins encoded within one genomic window of Labrys wisconsinensis:
- a CDS encoding DUF1697 domain-containing protein has translation MAVHLALLRAIGPATHAKMSMQDLRQACRAEGLGTVATYIQTGNLIIGSELPPNAVQAAVERALLRFGLTNRVVIRAPAALAAVLVENPFPEAAATRPSDLCVCFLAEPVPAALLARLDGHAGPERIRLVGARDLCVDYPAGVTGSKLTPGVIERRLSTPLTARNWNTVGKLSALAGPA, from the coding sequence GTGGCGGTGCACCTCGCGCTGCTGCGCGCGATCGGGCCGGCGACCCACGCGAAGATGTCGATGCAGGACCTGCGCCAAGCCTGCCGGGCCGAGGGTCTCGGCACGGTCGCGACCTACATCCAGACCGGCAACCTCATCATCGGGAGCGAGTTGCCGCCGAATGCCGTGCAGGCGGCCGTCGAGAGGGCCCTGCTCCGGTTCGGGCTGACCAACCGGGTGGTGATCCGCGCGCCCGCTGCGCTCGCCGCGGTCCTGGTGGAGAACCCGTTTCCCGAGGCGGCCGCGACCCGACCGAGCGATCTGTGCGTCTGCTTCCTGGCGGAACCGGTTCCCGCGGCGCTCCTGGCACGGCTCGACGGGCATGCCGGGCCCGAACGGATCCGGCTGGTCGGCGCACGGGACCTTTGTGTCGACTATCCCGCCGGCGTCACCGGCTCGAAGCTGACGCCGGGCGTGATCGAACGCAGGCTCTCCACGCCACTGACCGCGCGCAATTGGAACACGGTCGGCAAGCTCTCGGCTCTGGCAGGACCGGCCTGA
- a CDS encoding caspase family protein, whose translation MTTSLARALPRLALAVPALVFWLGCAGPAAAARYGLIVGVDDYDPPVNKLHGAVNDAQDIATALQGAGVDRMILLTDKEVTRQKVQEAWDSLLAQAKAGDTLIFTYAGHGGQEPAAKGDHNHPDGLAETFIMVNYDLSGPGLANRILDDEVTGWIKDAEHKGIHVVFVADSCHSGGMTRGVTMGLTYRAIPKLKISRDELVKFAPPVPSQDRTIAEADSVTFLAAVAADQLSPEIQIDGKPRGALSYAFARALEGAADAAHHGVTTEQELTAFVRATIQQRTDNQQFPRTLPALPRPIVVLGSRAAVPATVPAAGPAAAGPAAAVPAAEPAAGADIAQAIQIAEQAALADTLKLAYRGGAGPAEVKGAAIVQDEAAADLVYDVAGRTVEKRVAGIVAEGVAPEGLAGIVAKWRAIAFLQAEAGRGIVPFDIVEGAQVHHVGERVTVRLAEPAHPYLTLFNLPPDGKVEFLYPDSALEHDATWTGKTFSLPLQVKDPPFGSEHLVAVMTDKPMDDLHRALRGLTSPQAATDLPDILAQALHGQALSIGLVNVVTSGAQ comes from the coding sequence ATGACGACATCGCTCGCGCGCGCTCTGCCCAGGCTCGCCCTGGCCGTTCCCGCCCTGGTTTTCTGGCTCGGCTGTGCCGGCCCCGCCGCCGCGGCGCGGTACGGCCTGATCGTCGGGGTCGATGATTACGACCCGCCGGTCAACAAGCTGCACGGTGCCGTCAACGATGCCCAGGACATCGCCACGGCGCTGCAGGGGGCCGGCGTCGACCGGATGATCCTGCTGACCGACAAGGAGGTCACCCGGCAGAAGGTGCAGGAGGCCTGGGACAGCCTGCTGGCGCAGGCCAAGGCCGGCGACACCCTGATCTTCACCTATGCCGGCCATGGCGGTCAGGAGCCGGCGGCCAAGGGCGATCACAACCATCCCGACGGCCTGGCCGAGACCTTCATCATGGTCAACTACGACCTCTCGGGGCCGGGACTGGCGAACCGGATCCTCGATGACGAGGTGACGGGCTGGATCAAGGATGCCGAGCACAAGGGCATCCACGTCGTCTTCGTCGCCGATTCCTGCCATTCCGGCGGCATGACCCGCGGCGTGACCATGGGGCTGACCTACAGGGCCATCCCCAAGCTCAAGATCTCGCGCGACGAGCTCGTGAAATTCGCGCCGCCCGTGCCCTCGCAGGACCGGACCATCGCGGAGGCGGACAGCGTCACCTTCCTGGCGGCGGTCGCCGCGGACCAGCTCTCGCCGGAGATCCAGATCGACGGCAAGCCGCGCGGGGCGTTGTCCTATGCCTTCGCACGCGCCCTGGAAGGCGCTGCGGATGCCGCCCACCACGGTGTCACCACCGAGCAGGAGCTCACCGCTTTCGTGCGCGCGACCATCCAGCAGCGCACCGACAATCAGCAGTTTCCGCGTACGTTGCCGGCTCTGCCGCGCCCGATCGTCGTGCTCGGCTCGCGCGCGGCCGTGCCCGCGACGGTGCCCGCGGCCGGGCCCGCAGCGGCCGGGCCTGCAGCCGCTGTGCCTGCAGCGGAGCCGGCGGCCGGTGCCGACATCGCTCAGGCGATCCAGATCGCCGAGCAGGCCGCCCTCGCCGATACGCTCAAGCTCGCCTATCGCGGCGGTGCCGGTCCGGCCGAGGTCAAGGGCGCGGCGATCGTGCAGGACGAGGCCGCGGCGGATCTCGTCTACGACGTGGCGGGGCGCACCGTGGAAAAGCGTGTCGCCGGCATCGTCGCCGAGGGTGTCGCGCCGGAAGGCCTGGCCGGCATCGTCGCCAAGTGGCGGGCCATCGCCTTTCTCCAGGCCGAGGCCGGCCGCGGCATCGTGCCGTTCGACATCGTCGAAGGCGCCCAGGTCCACCATGTCGGCGAGCGGGTCACCGTCCGCCTCGCCGAGCCGGCGCATCCCTATCTCACCCTGTTCAACCTGCCGCCCGACGGCAAGGTCGAGTTCCTCTATCCGGATTCCGCCCTGGAGCACGACGCGACCTGGACCGGCAAGACCTTCAGCCTGCCGCTGCAGGTGAAGGATCCGCCCTTCGGATCCGAGCACCTCGTCGCCGTCATGACCGACAAGCCGATGGACGACCTGCACCGGGCCCTCCGAGGGCTGACGAGCCCGCAGGCCGCCACCGACCTGCCCGACATCCTCGCCCAGGCGCTCCACGGCCAGGCGCTGTCGATCGGCCTCGTCAACGTCGTCACCAGCGGCGCTCAGTAA
- a CDS encoding ParB-like protein produces the protein MVDTTGSTGLGPVHHISKLDVRELRPTQITVGLREVAEKREQWRALKKKDRKEFLDSHLVPAVLGPNGAFYITDHHHLARALLDEGWDTVWAAVQADLGNLGRDEFWVVMDHRMWVHPYDADGIRRDFSDVPKRIAALVDDPYRSLAGEVRRRGGFSKDTTPFSEFLWADFFRRRIPESQLREDFVGAVALALELCHTRAAIHLPGWSGTHIDDRT, from the coding sequence ATGGTCGACACCACGGGTTCAACCGGGCTCGGCCCGGTCCATCACATCAGCAAGCTCGACGTCCGCGAGCTTCGGCCGACCCAGATCACGGTCGGCCTCCGCGAAGTCGCGGAAAAGCGCGAGCAATGGCGCGCCTTGAAGAAGAAGGACCGCAAGGAATTTCTCGACAGCCACCTCGTGCCGGCCGTTCTGGGCCCGAACGGCGCCTTCTACATCACCGACCACCACCATCTCGCGCGCGCCCTGCTCGACGAGGGATGGGATACGGTCTGGGCGGCGGTCCAGGCGGACCTCGGCAACCTCGGCCGCGACGAATTCTGGGTGGTGATGGACCATCGGATGTGGGTCCACCCCTACGACGCGGACGGCATCCGGCGCGACTTCTCGGACGTGCCCAAGCGGATCGCCGCCCTGGTCGACGACCCCTATCGCAGCCTCGCCGGGGAGGTGCGACGGCGCGGCGGCTTCTCCAAGGACACCACACCGTTCAGCGAGTTCCTGTGGGCGGACTTCTTCCGCCGGCGCATCCCGGAATCGCAGCTGCGCGAGGATTTCGTCGGCGCCGTCGCCCTCGCCCTCGAGCTCTGCCACACCCGCGCCGCGATCCATCTGCCCGGCTGGTCGGGCACCCATATCGACGACCGGACATGA
- a CDS encoding FitA-like ribbon-helix-helix domain-containing protein, whose product MPAVTIRNLPEATHRALKLRAAQHGRSTEAEIRDILENAVRSQDRVKLGMLLAEIGRRAGLRDDDLAFDRHKAPAEPVRFE is encoded by the coding sequence ATGCCTGCCGTCACCATCAGAAATTTGCCTGAGGCGACTCACCGCGCACTCAAGCTCCGAGCGGCCCAGCACGGCCGGAGCACGGAAGCGGAAATCCGGGACATCCTCGAGAATGCCGTGCGTTCGCAGGATCGGGTCAAGCTCGGCATGCTCCTGGCCGAGATCGGCCGTCGCGCCGGCCTGCGTGATGATGATCTGGCGTTCGATCGCCACAAGGCCCCAGCCGAGCCGGTGCGCTTTGAATGA
- a CDS encoding type II toxin-antitoxin system Phd/YefM family antitoxin, with amino-acid sequence MKSWPVQDAKARFSELLDTCLREGPQLVTKRGADTAVLVPIQDWHRLQQSARPTLKDLLLAQTPRGDMPLPQRGRLHRRPPGNVE; translated from the coding sequence ATGAAGAGTTGGCCGGTCCAGGACGCCAAGGCTCGCTTCAGCGAGCTCCTCGACACTTGCCTGAGAGAAGGTCCTCAGTTGGTGACGAAGCGCGGAGCGGATACGGCGGTGCTGGTTCCGATCCAGGATTGGCATCGCCTGCAGCAGTCCGCCCGCCCGACGCTGAAAGATCTGTTGCTGGCGCAAACGCCGCGCGGCGACATGCCCCTGCCGCAGCGCGGCCGCCTGCATCGCCGCCCTCCCGGCAACGTCGAGTGA
- a CDS encoding carbohydrate ABC transporter permease translates to MAQSVPVPERALRKRSAQEVRRGWSGRFTPLLFLVPAAVALASVSVYPILDGVRLSLRDTLLSTQDDNFVGLANYAALAEDDQFWSAWQHTLAFTAASTLLETLLGLGMALVLYEPFRGRGAVRAAMLIPWAIPTVVTSKMFGWLFDGQHGVINWLLVQAGLISDYVNWYGSPDTAFASIIAADVWKTAPFMALLLLAGLQTIPHSLVEAARIDGAGPWQAFWHVRLPLLLPTLLIAGMFRALDAFRIFDLVYVLTGGGPADSTEVLSTLTYKTLFSGLQFGYGSALASAMFLTEAVLAAGFGIYIVRRMRQANG, encoded by the coding sequence ATGGCCCAGTCGGTCCCCGTCCCGGAGCGGGCGCTGCGGAAACGGAGCGCGCAGGAGGTGCGCAGGGGCTGGAGCGGTCGCTTCACCCCTCTCCTCTTCCTCGTTCCGGCTGCCGTCGCCCTCGCCTCGGTCTCGGTCTACCCGATCCTCGACGGGGTCCGGCTGTCGCTCCGCGATACGCTGCTCTCGACCCAGGACGACAATTTCGTCGGCCTGGCCAACTATGCGGCGCTGGCCGAGGACGACCAGTTCTGGTCGGCCTGGCAGCACACGCTCGCCTTCACAGCCGCTTCGACCCTCCTGGAGACGCTGCTGGGCCTCGGCATGGCGCTGGTGCTCTACGAGCCGTTCCGCGGCCGCGGCGCCGTGCGCGCCGCCATGCTGATCCCCTGGGCCATCCCGACGGTGGTGACCTCCAAGATGTTCGGCTGGCTGTTCGACGGCCAGCATGGCGTGATCAACTGGCTGCTCGTGCAGGCGGGGCTGATCTCCGACTACGTCAACTGGTACGGCTCGCCCGATACCGCCTTCGCCTCGATCATCGCGGCCGACGTCTGGAAGACCGCGCCCTTCATGGCGCTCCTGCTGCTGGCCGGCCTGCAGACCATCCCGCATTCCCTGGTCGAGGCGGCGCGCATCGACGGCGCCGGCCCCTGGCAGGCCTTCTGGCACGTGCGGCTGCCCCTGCTGCTTCCCACCCTGCTGATCGCCGGCATGTTCCGTGCCCTCGACGCCTTCCGCATCTTCGACCTCGTCTATGTCTTGACCGGCGGTGGCCCGGCCGATTCCACCGAGGTGCTCTCGACACTCACCTACAAGACGCTGTTTTCCGGCCTGCAGTTCGGCTACGGCAGCGCGCTTGCGAGCGCCATGTTCCTGACCGAGGCGGTGCTCGCCGCCGGGTTCGGCATCTACATCGTCCGCCGCATGCGGCAGGCCAACGGGTGA
- a CDS encoding ABC transporter substrate-binding protein produces the protein MSDSNDRESKTAWKPAHRIARRQFLKATALAAGGLLAAPAVLRHIEVAQAADRTEISFASAKFFGKSTVAQVVEAFNQSQGKILVKYDELPPPSASTEVHQGLVQRLAKKDGTPDVFTQDVVWIAEFAGAGWALPLDEYVSADEAGQYFPGVLAACRWNGKLTALPWFVDSGMLYYRTDLLKEIGAGVPETWDQLVAAAQALMKAGKAKIGFSWQAKQAEVLICDLVEFVTSNGGAILGPDGKTVEITKPAAVEAVQFMYDTIAKHKISPPDVRSWDEEPSRAPFTGGDAAFLRNWSYVHPIAEDPKSSSIAGKVGVAPLPHFAKGKSAACLGGYQYGVNAATKNRDAAIEFLKWLSSPETQLRFAVELGLAPSRPGVFDSAELGKAQPFMQTLKPVFVGATARPVTPKYAQVTLALQSAVSKAVTHGNVAEALGEARRKLEQIVA, from the coding sequence ATGTCGGATAGCAACGATCGGGAGTCGAAGACCGCGTGGAAGCCCGCGCATCGCATCGCACGGCGCCAGTTCCTGAAGGCGACCGCGCTGGCCGCCGGCGGCCTGCTCGCCGCGCCGGCCGTGCTGCGCCATATCGAGGTGGCGCAGGCCGCGGACAGGACGGAGATTTCCTTCGCCAGCGCCAAGTTCTTCGGCAAGAGCACCGTGGCGCAGGTCGTCGAGGCCTTCAACCAGTCGCAGGGCAAGATCCTGGTCAAGTACGACGAGCTGCCGCCGCCCAGCGCCTCGACCGAGGTGCATCAGGGGCTGGTGCAGCGCCTGGCCAAGAAGGACGGCACGCCGGACGTGTTCACGCAGGACGTGGTCTGGATCGCCGAGTTCGCCGGCGCCGGCTGGGCGCTGCCGCTCGACGAGTACGTTTCCGCCGACGAGGCGGGCCAGTACTTCCCGGGCGTGCTGGCGGCCTGCCGCTGGAACGGCAAGCTCACCGCCCTGCCCTGGTTCGTCGATTCCGGCATGCTCTACTATCGCACCGACCTCCTGAAGGAGATCGGCGCCGGCGTTCCCGAGACGTGGGACCAGCTCGTCGCCGCCGCGCAGGCCCTGATGAAAGCCGGCAAGGCCAAGATCGGCTTTTCCTGGCAGGCCAAGCAGGCCGAGGTGCTGATCTGCGACCTCGTCGAGTTCGTCACCTCCAACGGCGGCGCCATCCTCGGGCCGGACGGCAAGACGGTCGAGATCACCAAGCCGGCCGCGGTCGAGGCGGTGCAGTTCATGTACGACACCATCGCCAAGCACAAGATCAGCCCGCCGGACGTGCGCAGCTGGGACGAGGAGCCCTCGCGTGCGCCCTTCACCGGCGGCGACGCGGCCTTCCTGCGCAACTGGTCCTATGTCCATCCCATCGCCGAGGATCCGAAGTCGTCCTCCATCGCCGGCAAGGTCGGCGTCGCGCCGCTGCCGCACTTCGCCAAGGGCAAGAGCGCGGCGTGCCTCGGCGGCTACCAGTACGGCGTCAATGCCGCGACAAAGAACCGCGACGCGGCGATCGAGTTCCTGAAATGGCTGTCGAGCCCGGAGACGCAGCTGCGCTTCGCCGTCGAGCTCGGACTCGCGCCGAGCCGGCCGGGCGTGTTCGATTCCGCCGAGCTCGGCAAGGCCCAGCCGTTCATGCAGACGCTGAAGCCGGTCTTCGTCGGCGCGACGGCGCGGCCGGTCACCCCGAAATACGCCCAGGTGACGCTGGCGCTGCAATCGGCGGTGTCCAAGGCCGTGACCCACGGCAACGTCGCCGAGGCGCTCGGCGAGGCCAGGCGCAAGCTCGAGCAGATCGTCGCCTGA
- a CDS encoding DeoR/GlpR family DNA-binding transcription regulator — protein MSGPPAGLPARGVMSTADFEQVFGDSALPAKRRAEILRFARQSGQITVAEMSAKFDVSLDTIRRDLDILAEQGFLSRIHGGAVPADNLAAADMPFDQRMHAQHSAKSSIGRAAAKLIYDGETLIVNGGSTTLAFAAGLGARSRLTIVTNNLSLPAAVPPQAIRNLYLIGGEIRSGAQITLGPVALVGAQAIHADTAVIGVGGITPDGCSTSHLAEAGMMSGMIAAARRTIIVADSSKFGHHAFAKVVPLDKIHVLVTDARPPDDLAQALEAARVDLVVAE, from the coding sequence GTGAGTGGTCCGCCGGCGGGTCTTCCGGCAAGAGGCGTCATGAGCACTGCTGATTTCGAGCAAGTTTTTGGAGATTCCGCGCTCCCTGCAAAGAGGAGAGCCGAGATTCTCCGCTTCGCCAGGCAAAGCGGCCAGATCACCGTGGCCGAGATGAGCGCCAAGTTCGACGTTTCTCTGGACACGATCCGCAGAGATCTCGACATCTTGGCTGAGCAGGGCTTTCTCAGCCGCATTCATGGCGGTGCCGTGCCCGCCGATAACCTTGCGGCGGCAGATATGCCGTTCGATCAGCGCATGCACGCACAACACAGCGCAAAAAGCAGCATCGGCCGCGCCGCCGCCAAGCTGATCTACGACGGCGAGACGCTGATCGTGAACGGCGGCTCGACCACGCTGGCCTTCGCCGCCGGCCTCGGCGCACGGTCGCGGCTGACCATCGTCACCAACAATCTCAGCCTGCCGGCGGCCGTGCCGCCGCAGGCCATCCGCAACCTCTATCTCATCGGCGGCGAGATCCGCAGCGGCGCCCAGATCACCCTCGGACCGGTGGCCCTGGTCGGCGCCCAGGCGATCCATGCCGATACCGCGGTGATCGGGGTCGGCGGCATCACGCCTGACGGCTGTTCGACCAGCCATCTCGCCGAGGCCGGCATGATGTCGGGCATGATCGCCGCCGCGCGCCGCACCATCATCGTCGCCGATTCCAGCAAGTTCGGGCACCACGCCTTCGCCAAGGTGGTGCCGCTGGACAAGATCCACGTGCTGGTCACCGACGCCCGCCCGCCCGATGATCTTGCTCAGGCGCTGGAGGCAGCGCGGGTCGACCTGGTCGTCGCGGAGTGA
- a CDS encoding SDR family NAD(P)-dependent oxidoreductase produces the protein MSELFKGRVALVTGASRGIGRAAALALAAAGAHVVAVARTVGGLEELDDEIQAKGGTASLVPLDLKDGDGLDNLGFQLFERYGRLDILVGNAGILGSVSPLGHIEPRDWDNVMAVNLTANWRLIRAMDPLLRRSEAGRALFVTSGAAWKAAAYWGPYAVSKAGLDTLVRTYAHETENTAVRANLLSPGPIRTRMRAAAMPGEDPETLPPPEAVTPAVLRLTGPDFGETGKVFDLREGRVLAFRGPA, from the coding sequence ATGTCCGAACTGTTCAAGGGCCGCGTCGCCCTGGTCACGGGCGCCTCGCGCGGCATCGGCCGGGCCGCGGCCCTTGCCCTCGCCGCGGCGGGCGCCCATGTCGTCGCGGTCGCCCGAACCGTCGGCGGGCTGGAGGAGCTCGACGACGAGATCCAGGCCAAGGGCGGCACCGCCTCCCTCGTGCCGCTCGACCTCAAGGACGGCGACGGCCTCGACAATCTCGGCTTCCAGCTGTTCGAGCGCTATGGCCGCCTCGACATCCTGGTCGGCAATGCCGGCATCCTCGGCTCGGTCTCGCCACTCGGCCATATCGAGCCGCGGGACTGGGACAATGTCATGGCCGTCAACCTCACCGCCAACTGGCGGCTGATCCGCGCGATGGATCCGTTGCTGCGCCGGTCGGAGGCCGGCCGGGCGCTGTTCGTGACCTCGGGCGCGGCCTGGAAGGCGGCGGCCTACTGGGGCCCCTATGCCGTGTCCAAGGCCGGGCTCGACACGCTGGTGCGCACCTATGCGCACGAGACCGAGAACACCGCCGTGCGCGCCAACCTGCTCTCGCCCGGGCCGATCCGCACGCGCATGCGCGCCGCTGCCATGCCGGGCGAGGACCCGGAGACGCTCCCCCCGCCGGAGGCGGTGACGCCGGCCGTGCTGCGCCTGACCGGCCCCGACTTCGGCGAGACCGGCAAGGTGTTCGATCTGCGCGAAGGCCGCGTGCTGGCGTTCCGCGGGCCGGCGTGA
- a CDS encoding type II toxin-antitoxin system VapC family toxin yields the protein MYLLDTNVVSELRRLRPHGAVLKWLQGIDDADLHLSAVTIGEIQAGIEIAREQDGGKATEIEAWLEQVAATFNVLPMDARAFRCWGRLMHRRSDHLVEDAMIAATAQVHDLIVATRNVRDFDPFGVRTFNPFVASP from the coding sequence GTGTACCTTCTGGACACGAATGTCGTTTCCGAACTTCGCCGCCTGCGTCCGCACGGAGCGGTGCTGAAATGGCTCCAAGGCATCGATGACGCCGATCTTCACCTCTCTGCGGTGACCATCGGCGAGATACAGGCGGGAATCGAGATAGCTCGGGAGCAGGACGGCGGCAAAGCCACCGAAATCGAGGCCTGGCTGGAGCAGGTCGCAGCAACATTCAATGTCCTGCCGATGGACGCTCGCGCATTCCGCTGCTGGGGACGGCTCATGCATCGCCGATCCGATCATCTGGTCGAGGACGCGATGATCGCGGCGACGGCACAGGTGCACGATCTCATCGTTGCAACCCGGAACGTCCGAGACTTTGACCCGTTCGGCGTTCGGACCTTCAATCCATTCGTCGCCTCGCCGTGA
- a CDS encoding ADP-dependent glucokinase/phosphofructokinase yields the protein MTRTSAAFEDTWREAYARLAAEVPRLAAAARPLLAGFAACVDKLLDLHEIAPRLAEHPEAPARRFLEALMTRAAAGRGGEILVDWPAGPAFLAPLAQGSALGGTAAQAAWALARLGAPAIIALGDRSADQLAVLDPATWLADGDGKLRRAGETAPEGEGKPAHYIVEYTAGRPLPGLVPTRSTRIIVRFADEDIERDAAFRAYGRGHGAGAGAALLSGPNAVPPGPLEAALDELADAAAEWRAAGIGLVHLELGEFAMPGTREAVLERLAGSVTSVGMNRSELRSLMPGVDEREALAALAWKLGARRAVMHADEWALAATCGDPDIERDALAAGCLLASARAQAGRPVGAPKATDDAAFLPPPVPLVERRDGWSFVACPAPYLAQPRSTIGLGDTFTAGTMLVHCQPQHQPILAGLDAAAGPFPLPA from the coding sequence ATGACGCGCACATCCGCCGCTTTCGAGGACACCTGGCGCGAGGCCTATGCGCGTCTTGCAGCGGAGGTGCCACGCCTCGCCGCCGCGGCGAGGCCGCTGCTGGCCGGCTTCGCCGCCTGCGTCGACAAGCTGCTCGACCTGCACGAGATCGCGCCGCGTCTTGCAGAGCACCCCGAGGCACCGGCACGACGCTTCCTCGAGGCGCTGATGACGCGGGCCGCAGCCGGCCGCGGCGGCGAGATCCTGGTGGACTGGCCGGCCGGCCCGGCCTTCCTCGCCCCGCTGGCGCAAGGCAGCGCTCTCGGCGGCACCGCGGCGCAGGCCGCCTGGGCCCTGGCCCGGCTCGGCGCGCCGGCGATCATCGCGCTGGGCGACCGCAGCGCCGACCAGCTCGCGGTGCTCGATCCGGCGACATGGCTCGCCGACGGCGACGGCAAGCTGCGGCGAGCCGGCGAGACGGCACCGGAGGGTGAAGGCAAGCCGGCTCACTACATCGTCGAGTATACGGCCGGCCGGCCCCTGCCCGGCCTTGTCCCGACGCGCTCGACCCGCATCATCGTCCGCTTCGCCGACGAGGACATCGAGCGCGATGCGGCCTTCCGGGCCTATGGCCGCGGCCACGGTGCTGGCGCCGGCGCAGCGCTGCTGTCGGGGCCCAATGCCGTGCCGCCCGGCCCGCTGGAGGCGGCGCTGGACGAGCTGGCGGATGCAGCGGCGGAATGGCGCGCGGCCGGCATCGGCCTCGTCCATCTCGAGCTCGGCGAATTCGCCATGCCCGGCACGCGGGAGGCCGTGCTGGAGCGTCTCGCCGGCAGCGTCACCTCCGTGGGCATGAACCGCAGCGAGCTGCGCTCGCTGATGCCCGGCGTCGACGAGCGGGAGGCCTTGGCCGCCCTGGCCTGGAAGCTCGGGGCGCGACGCGCGGTCATGCATGCGGACGAATGGGCGCTGGCGGCGACGTGCGGCGATCCCGACATCGAGCGTGACGCGCTGGCGGCAGGCTGCCTGCTCGCCTCGGCCCGGGCGCAGGCGGGGCGCCCCGTCGGCGCCCCGAAGGCCACGGACGACGCGGCCTTCCTGCCGCCGCCGGTGCCGCTCGTGGAACGGCGCGACGGCTGGAGCTTCGTCGCCTGCCCTGCCCCCTATCTCGCGCAGCCACGCTCCACCATCGGCCTCGGCGACACCTTCACCGCCGGCACCATGCTGGTGCACTGCCAGCCGCAACACCAGCCGATCCTCGCCGGGCTCGACGCGGCGGCCGGCCCCTTCCCGCTTCCCGCATGA
- a CDS encoding DUF1697 domain-containing protein, whose product MAAYVALLRAVNVSGTGKLPMAALRAACEAAGLERVSTYIASGNIVFSSPQTAATVKTLIAGLLHERFGLTKNHVLVRTPEKLAQAIAANPFADAAATRPNLLMLTFLDGPAAEGAAQRLADHRGPERLHLDGEHLYIDYAEGVARSKLTPAFLDRALQVPATARNWNTANTLLGMVRALEA is encoded by the coding sequence ATGGCTGCCTATGTCGCCCTGCTGCGCGCCGTCAATGTCAGCGGCACCGGCAAATTGCCGATGGCAGCGCTCAGGGCGGCCTGCGAAGCGGCGGGGCTCGAGCGCGTCTCGACCTATATCGCCAGCGGCAACATCGTCTTCTCGAGCCCGCAGACCGCCGCCACGGTCAAGACCCTGATCGCCGGCCTCCTGCACGAGCGCTTCGGCCTGACGAAGAACCACGTGCTGGTGCGCACGCCGGAGAAGCTCGCGCAGGCGATCGCTGCCAACCCGTTCGCGGACGCCGCCGCGACGCGGCCCAACCTGCTGATGCTCACCTTCCTCGACGGGCCTGCCGCCGAGGGGGCGGCGCAGCGGCTCGCCGACCATCGCGGCCCCGAGCGGCTGCATCTCGATGGCGAGCACCTCTATATCGACTATGCCGAGGGCGTAGCCCGCTCCAAGCTGACGCCGGCCTTCCTCGATCGGGCTCTGCAGGTGCCGGCCACGGCCCGCAACTGGAACACCGCCAACACGCTCCTGGGCATGGTACGGGCTCTGGAGGCGTGA
- a CDS encoding carbohydrate ABC transporter permease, translated as MAASLRARALLSRAALHVAAALIVVWSAAPFLWQISTSFQEDRLLTAPTPSLIPWPGTLDHFRNIFVEKQFHLYIVNSLIVAGATALSCLVIGALAAFALSRFRLANRFGILGLILSVSMFPQIAIVAPLYLIASSIGLMNTYTVLIIIYLALGLPLVIWVLFGYFETIPREIDEAAIIDGAGPLRLLVSVIVPMSLPGFVTTGLLAFIMAWNEFMFALAFTSGAARQTIPVGIANFTNLFYVPWGDVAAASVVVTVPLVALVLAFQRYIIAGLTQGAVKE; from the coding sequence ATGGCCGCATCCCTCCGGGCTCGTGCCCTCCTCTCCCGCGCTGCCCTCCACGTGGCGGCGGCCCTGATCGTCGTCTGGTCGGCGGCGCCCTTCCTCTGGCAGATCTCGACCAGCTTCCAGGAGGACCGCCTCCTCACCGCGCCGACGCCGAGCCTGATCCCCTGGCCGGGGACGCTCGACCATTTCCGCAACATCTTCGTGGAGAAGCAGTTCCACCTCTACATCGTCAACTCGCTGATCGTCGCCGGCGCCACGGCGCTCTCCTGCCTCGTCATCGGCGCGCTCGCCGCCTTCGCCCTGTCGCGGTTCCGGCTCGCCAACCGGTTCGGCATCCTCGGCCTGATCCTGTCGGTGTCGATGTTCCCGCAGATCGCCATCGTGGCGCCGCTCTACCTGATCGCCTCGTCGATCGGGCTGATGAACACCTACACGGTGCTGATCATCATCTATCTCGCGCTCGGGCTGCCGCTGGTGATCTGGGTGCTGTTCGGCTATTTCGAGACTATCCCCCGCGAGATCGACGAAGCCGCCATCATCGACGGCGCCGGCCCGCTGCGCCTCCTCGTCTCGGTGATCGTGCCGATGTCCCTGCCCGGCTTCGTCACCACCGGGCTCCTCGCCTTCATCATGGCGTGGAACGAATTCATGTTCGCGCTCGCCTTCACCTCCGGCGCTGCGCGCCAGACCATCCCGGTCGGCATCGCCAACTTCACCAACCTGTTCTACGTGCCCTGGGGCGACGTCGCCGCCGCGTCGGTGGTCGTCACCGTGCCGCTCGTCGCCCTGGTGCTGGCCTTCCAGCGCTACATCATCGCGGGCCTGACCCAGGGAGCGGTCAAGGAATGA